Proteins encoded by one window of Corynebacterium amycolatum:
- a CDS encoding ABC transporter ATP-binding protein has protein sequence MSAVDGTVGPWSLLAPIRTRMRAVVALSVLSSVATVASLVGIIDIAMTYPEAPEHRTWLAVAVIVVAATVRMAADGAAGMLSHRADNDLQLHLRRRLVAQIRKLPLGWLDARRSSGIIGSVEKDVAAVHQLMGHTVGETVVAVLVPLLSLIALVAVDWRIAAVAVVPVLVTFALMGVMMSRGAGLQRDYERASEGVTAAVIELVRGIPVMKSFGRANQGSGRYDAAASSFVRAWSAWSRQSNVYLGLIDVVTSPITVLAVVCGAGLALRDAAGGTPEGLVAGLVLGLGFSAAIVRVAMNSEPIIAGIAALKSIAEVLGTPPIAEPADPVPVRGGALEVRNLVFSYGDGPRVLDGMSATFEPGTLTALVGSSGSGKSTVARLLARFHDPVEGSVLLGGVDLRDIAVRDVHRSVSVVFQDPQLLTLPLRENIRLAKRDATDGDIMAAAKLANLDAIIEALPKRLDSVVNVDVTFSGGEAQRVAIARSIVTDAPVLIFDEATAYADPASEALIQSAIERLARSRTVIVIAHRLSTIRNADRILVLDGGAVAEAGTHDELLARGGRYRDLWRAFALDDEPSAPRGIESDDEKAGNR, from the coding sequence GTGAGCGCCGTGGACGGGACCGTAGGCCCGTGGTCGCTGCTCGCCCCGATCCGGACTCGGATGCGTGCGGTGGTCGCGTTATCCGTCCTGTCGTCGGTGGCTACCGTTGCTTCGCTGGTCGGCATCATCGACATCGCGATGACGTACCCGGAGGCCCCGGAGCATCGGACGTGGTTGGCCGTGGCTGTCATCGTCGTCGCCGCAACGGTGCGCATGGCCGCGGACGGCGCCGCCGGCATGCTCTCGCACCGGGCGGATAACGACCTGCAGCTCCACCTCCGGCGCCGGCTGGTCGCCCAAATCCGGAAGTTGCCGCTGGGCTGGCTGGACGCCCGGCGCTCGTCGGGAATCATCGGGTCGGTTGAGAAGGACGTCGCGGCTGTCCACCAGCTCATGGGCCACACCGTCGGTGAGACCGTGGTGGCGGTGCTGGTTCCCCTGCTTTCCCTCATCGCGCTCGTCGCGGTGGATTGGCGGATTGCGGCGGTGGCGGTCGTCCCGGTGCTGGTCACCTTCGCCCTGATGGGCGTAATGATGTCGCGTGGCGCCGGCCTTCAGCGCGACTACGAGCGAGCCTCCGAAGGAGTGACGGCCGCGGTCATCGAGTTGGTGCGCGGCATCCCGGTGATGAAGTCCTTCGGACGCGCCAACCAGGGCTCGGGCCGCTACGATGCCGCGGCGTCGTCGTTCGTCCGCGCGTGGTCCGCCTGGTCTCGGCAGTCGAACGTCTATCTTGGGCTCATCGACGTGGTGACGTCTCCGATCACGGTCCTCGCAGTGGTGTGCGGCGCCGGCCTCGCTCTGAGGGACGCCGCGGGCGGCACACCGGAGGGCCTCGTCGCCGGGCTGGTTCTCGGCCTTGGATTCTCCGCGGCGATCGTGCGGGTGGCCATGAACTCCGAACCCATCATCGCGGGGATCGCGGCCCTGAAATCCATCGCGGAGGTGCTGGGCACGCCGCCGATCGCCGAGCCCGCCGATCCGGTGCCCGTGCGCGGGGGCGCGCTCGAGGTCCGGAACCTGGTCTTCTCCTACGGGGATGGGCCGCGGGTCCTCGATGGGATGTCCGCGACGTTCGAACCGGGGACCCTCACGGCGTTGGTGGGGTCCTCCGGTTCCGGAAAGTCCACCGTCGCCCGGTTGTTGGCGCGTTTCCACGACCCCGTCGAAGGCTCGGTGCTGCTGGGCGGCGTCGATCTCCGCGACATCGCCGTGCGCGACGTGCACCGCTCGGTGTCGGTGGTGTTCCAAGATCCGCAGTTGCTCACGCTGCCGTTGCGGGAGAACATCCGGCTGGCCAAGAGAGACGCCACCGACGGCGACATCATGGCGGCCGCGAAGCTCGCGAACCTCGATGCGATCATCGAGGCGCTGCCGAAGCGCCTGGATTCGGTGGTCAACGTCGACGTGACCTTTTCCGGTGGCGAGGCGCAGCGCGTGGCCATCGCGAGGTCGATCGTCACGGACGCGCCGGTGCTCATCTTCGACGAGGCAACCGCTTACGCGGATCCGGCTTCCGAGGCCCTCATCCAGTCCGCAATCGAGCGTTTGGCCCGTTCGCGGACGGTGATTGTGATCGCGCACAGGTTGAGCACGATCCGCAACGCCGACCGCATCCTCGTTCTCGATGGGGGAGCGGTCGCGGAGGCGGGTACCCACGACGAGTTGCTTGCGCGCGGTGGCCGCTACCGGGATTTGTGGCGCGCGTTCGCGCTCGACGACGAACCATCCGCCCCGCGGGGCATTGAATCAGACGATGAAAAGGCGGGGAACCGATGA
- a CDS encoding SAM-dependent methyltransferase, protein MKSIAQIVQNNRRLLAAYEDKVQPRFLSRYAREPMDAAAVYRKLRALDPGPDAPARVLDLGCGTGWLARMLAAEPRYRRANIVGYDLSPNAIRIARERAAVEGLGARTEFHVADVLAPLAGEPGRTDEIWVCGALHQMKDAGAALGRVAGLLADGGIAYVQTFAEDPDVNERVDMAVMAKMGHRVFRGSELEDLAEANGLKLGGASHAGMVYFCTLTKKSAIGEAGK, encoded by the coding sequence ATGAAGTCGATTGCCCAGATCGTCCAGAACAACCGCAGACTCCTCGCGGCCTACGAGGACAAGGTCCAGCCGAGGTTCCTCAGCCGCTATGCGCGTGAACCGATGGACGCCGCCGCCGTGTATCGGAAGCTCCGTGCGCTGGATCCCGGGCCGGATGCACCGGCCCGGGTTCTCGACCTCGGTTGCGGAACCGGGTGGCTCGCCCGCATGCTCGCCGCCGAGCCTCGCTATCGCAGGGCGAACATCGTCGGCTACGACCTGTCGCCCAATGCGATTCGCATCGCCCGCGAACGCGCCGCCGTCGAAGGGCTCGGGGCCCGGACGGAATTCCACGTCGCCGACGTCCTTGCGCCGCTCGCGGGAGAGCCCGGCAGGACCGATGAAATCTGGGTGTGCGGCGCGCTCCACCAAATGAAGGATGCGGGTGCCGCGCTCGGCAGGGTCGCCGGGCTGCTCGCCGACGGCGGCATCGCTTACGTGCAGACGTTCGCCGAGGATCCCGACGTGAACGAGCGGGTCGACATGGCCGTCATGGCGAAGATGGGCCACCGGGTGTTCCGGGGCAGCGAGCTCGAGGACCTCGCCGAAGCCAACGGGCTGAAGCTGGGCGGAGCCTCACACGCCGGCATGGTGTACTTCTGCACTCTCACGAAGAAAAGCGCGATCGGGGAGGCGGGCAAGTGA